Proteins from one Ktedonobacterales bacterium genomic window:
- a CDS encoding DUF4190 domain-containing protein, with the protein MSNPYPPPYGSDPYQQGYSQPQGDYSQYSQSQYNQAPGYGQPAYGQPAYVQPVMVAQKQTNNKAIISLILGICSFAVAGNLLTGIPAIICGHMALREINASGGLQEGRPLATVGLVLGYVATAGTLAFCLFFLFAVILAVGSTPS; encoded by the coding sequence ATGAGCAATCCGTATCCGCCACCTTATGGCTCGGACCCCTATCAGCAGGGCTACTCGCAGCCGCAGGGCGACTACTCGCAATATTCGCAGTCCCAGTATAATCAAGCGCCAGGCTATGGGCAGCCTGCCTATGGGCAGCCCGCCTACGTGCAGCCGGTGATGGTTGCGCAGAAGCAAACCAACAACAAAGCCATCATCTCACTTATCCTGGGAATATGCTCGTTTGCTGTCGCTGGAAACCTGCTGACTGGCATTCCCGCCATTATCTGCGGCCACATGGCGCTGAGGGAGATCAACGCCAGCGGCGGTCTTCAGGAAGGCCGTCCTCTGGCAACGGTTGGCCTGGTGCTTGGGTATGTCGCCACCGCAGGCACCCTGGCTTTCTGCCTCTTCTTTCTCTTCGCCGTTATCCTGGCAGTAGGCAGCACTCCCAGCTAA